Proteins from a genomic interval of Desulfovibrio aminophilus DSM 12254:
- a CDS encoding prepilin peptidase: MIAGSWLSVAAAALLGLALGSFAGCVAHRWLAEVSILFPTRSFCASCGRTLTWSENIPVVSYLLQRGRCRGCGAAIGARTLLIELACGLWFGIVAWRFGPSWAFAVYAAFGWACITAAFIDLDSFLLPDFLTLPAAALAYPAAAWLLGRGWLEPLIGALAGAGFLWILRFAHMRLRKVEGLGLGDVKLMLSIGALVGPMGLPLVLVLAGLTALAASVFYLRRPDAEGLKTAVPFGPFLALGALILIVWKG, translated from the coding sequence ATGATCGCCGGAAGCTGGCTCTCCGTGGCCGCGGCGGCGCTCCTGGGCCTGGCCCTGGGCAGTTTCGCCGGTTGCGTCGCGCACCGCTGGCTGGCCGAGGTCTCGATCCTTTTTCCGACGCGTTCCTTCTGCGCGTCCTGCGGCCGGACCCTGACCTGGAGCGAGAACATTCCGGTGGTGAGCTACCTTCTCCAGCGCGGGCGCTGTCGGGGCTGCGGCGCGGCCATCGGCGCACGCACTCTGCTGATCGAGCTGGCCTGCGGCCTGTGGTTCGGAATCGTGGCCTGGCGCTTCGGCCCGTCCTGGGCCTTCGCGGTGTACGCGGCCTTCGGCTGGGCCTGCATCACGGCGGCGTTCATCGACCTGGACAGCTTCCTGCTGCCCGACTTCCTGACCCTTCCGGCGGCGGCCCTGGCCTATCCGGCCGCGGCTTGGCTCCTCGGCCGGGGCTGGCTGGAGCCGCTCATCGGGGCCCTGGCGGGCGCGGGGTTTCTCTGGATTCTGCGTTTCGCGCACATGCGCCTGCGCAAGGTCGAGGGCCTGGGCCTGGGGGACGTGAAGCTCATGCTCTCCATCGGCGCGTTGGTGGGGCCGATGGGTCTGCCCCTGGTCCTCGTCCTGGCCGGACTCACGGCCCTGGCGGCAAGCGTGTTCTATCTCCGCCGCCCGGACGCCGAAGGACTCAAAACGGCCGTGCCCTTCGGGCCGTTCCTGGCCCTGGGCGCGCTCATCCTGATCGTCTGGAAAGGCTAG
- a CDS encoding diguanylate cyclase domain-containing protein produces MHAHKDPFADGPLLLDRRDLVEYEHALKDALRRFLPFTSYSLFFPRQGEEAGVFEPEYRAADGELLLPLVLRGRLLAWFMARGVKLAAPKSSLRYLQALASSVLERLRLYKQGITDPLTGLANRQRFQQNLILEIGRIKSCLMPASGQRLDADLPSFSGCLGLVLMDLDCFQRINENYGYATGDRMVAEVGAVLARVCPKHVVAARLQDDAFALLLPDATPRVCFQLAEVIREEVGKLSVTDDLSGDRLQVSASLGAINYPQGLSGAQLKRSDAEQARILLRKARKAVATAKDHGRDRVFAYADVLKAGGRVLEILPMNRLSTSLGRSVDAQEGQRFLVWSPKYQKTAEARLSEDDRLLGRYPTLYKGEVVLTVVQDEMSFAEVLHTSDPSWTVEAGDRLTLIQDSESFFENETAADGTTAQRDMLTGLYSYRDFLTFFARARLKPEHFCLALARIQDQPGDRSPNFQKHMDGLVRQTAELAAEILGGSPAGGRFGLGGLAYFLPDRDPAEVLAAMRALCAQAAERLSLNLAVGTACHPYLNFSRADILDNARKALDHALLLPPPRAALFDSVSLNIAADKLYMDGDIFGAVDEFKRALLADENNVTARNSLGICLAQLGRFDQARSHFEQVIARDKGDIMAHYNLGWACQRLGDSRKAREAYRRCLKLDPRHVFSLVRLGTLAERENKLAQAEKLYAQAADLPGGQELVLRHLARVCLARGERDRAREYLHLALNANHNDAQAMHLLARLYLESGEDPQIAEVLARQSAALTPDHEEYWRTLAQALLAQGKDEEAARVETRLG; encoded by the coding sequence ATGCACGCCCATAAAGACCCCTTCGCCGACGGCCCCCTGCTCCTGGACCGGCGCGATCTCGTGGAATACGAGCACGCGCTGAAGGACGCCCTGCGCCGGTTCCTTCCCTTCACTTCCTACAGCCTCTTCTTCCCCCGGCAGGGAGAGGAGGCAGGCGTCTTCGAGCCCGAGTACCGCGCGGCCGACGGCGAACTGCTGCTGCCCCTGGTCCTGCGGGGACGGCTGCTGGCCTGGTTCATGGCCCGAGGGGTGAAGCTGGCCGCGCCCAAGTCCTCCCTGCGCTATCTCCAGGCCCTGGCCTCCTCGGTGCTCGAACGGCTGCGGCTCTACAAGCAGGGCATCACCGACCCGCTCACCGGGCTGGCCAACCGCCAGCGCTTCCAGCAGAATCTGATCCTGGAGATCGGGCGCATCAAAAGCTGCCTCATGCCCGCCTCGGGCCAGCGCCTGGACGCCGACCTGCCGAGCTTCTCCGGTTGCCTGGGCCTCGTGCTCATGGACCTGGACTGCTTCCAGCGCATCAACGAGAATTACGGCTACGCCACCGGCGACCGCATGGTGGCCGAGGTCGGCGCGGTCCTCGCCCGGGTCTGCCCCAAGCACGTGGTGGCGGCGAGGCTCCAGGACGACGCCTTCGCCTTGCTCCTGCCCGACGCCACGCCCCGTGTCTGTTTCCAACTGGCCGAAGTGATCCGCGAAGAGGTCGGCAAGCTGTCCGTGACCGACGACCTCTCCGGCGACCGCCTGCAGGTTTCGGCCAGCCTGGGCGCCATCAACTACCCCCAGGGACTTTCCGGGGCCCAGCTCAAGCGCTCCGACGCCGAGCAGGCCCGCATCCTCCTCCGCAAGGCGCGCAAGGCCGTGGCCACGGCCAAGGACCACGGCCGCGACCGAGTCTTCGCCTACGCCGACGTGCTCAAGGCCGGCGGCCGAGTGCTGGAGATCCTGCCCATGAACCGCCTCTCAACCAGCCTGGGTCGCTCCGTGGACGCCCAGGAAGGACAGCGCTTCCTGGTCTGGTCCCCAAAGTACCAGAAGACCGCCGAGGCCCGGCTCAGCGAGGACGACCGTCTGCTGGGCCGCTATCCCACGCTGTACAAGGGCGAGGTGGTGCTCACCGTGGTGCAGGACGAGATGAGCTTCGCCGAGGTGCTGCACACCTCGGACCCGTCCTGGACCGTGGAGGCGGGCGACCGCCTGACCCTCATCCAGGACAGCGAAAGCTTCTTCGAAAACGAAACCGCCGCCGACGGCACGACCGCGCAGAGGGACATGCTCACCGGACTCTACTCCTACCGCGACTTCCTGACATTTTTCGCCCGCGCCCGGCTGAAGCCCGAGCATTTCTGTCTGGCCCTGGCGCGCATCCAGGATCAGCCCGGCGACCGTTCGCCCAATTTCCAGAAGCATATGGACGGGCTCGTGCGCCAAACCGCCGAGCTGGCCGCCGAAATCCTCGGAGGCTCACCGGCGGGTGGCCGTTTCGGCCTGGGCGGGTTGGCCTACTTTCTGCCCGACCGCGACCCCGCCGAGGTCTTGGCGGCCATGCGCGCGCTCTGCGCCCAGGCCGCCGAACGTCTCTCCCTGAACCTGGCCGTGGGCACGGCCTGCCACCCCTATCTCAATTTCTCCCGGGCGGACATCCTGGACAACGCCCGCAAGGCCCTGGACCACGCCCTGCTCCTGCCCCCGCCCCGGGCCGCCCTGTTCGACTCCGTGTCCCTGAACATCGCGGCCGACAAGCTCTACATGGATGGCGACATCTTCGGGGCCGTGGACGAATTCAAGCGCGCCCTGCTGGCCGACGAGAACAACGTCACGGCCCGCAACTCCCTGGGCATCTGCCTGGCCCAGCTGGGCCGCTTCGACCAGGCCCGGAGTCACTTCGAGCAGGTCATCGCCCGGGACAAGGGCGACATCATGGCCCACTACAACTTGGGCTGGGCCTGCCAGCGGCTGGGGGACTCCCGCAAGGCCCGCGAGGCCTACCGCCGCTGCCTCAAACTGGACCCGCGCCACGTCTTCAGCCTGGTGCGCCTGGGCACTCTGGCCGAACGGGAAAACAAACTGGCCCAGGCCGAGAAGCTCTACGCCCAGGCCGCCGACCTGCCCGGCGGACAGGAACTGGTCCTGCGCCACCTGGCCCGGGTCTGTCTGGCCCGGGGCGAACGCGACCGCGCCCGCGAATACTTGCACTTGGCGCTCAACGCCAACCACAACGACGCCCAGGCCATGCACCTGCTGGCGCGTCTCTACCTGGAATCCGGCGAAGATCCCCAGATCGCCGAGGTTCTGGCCCGCCAAAGCGCGGCCCTGACCCCGGACCATGAGGAGTACTGGCGGACGCTGGCCCAGGCCCTGCTGGCCCAGGGCAAGGATGAGGAGGCGGCCAGGGTGGAGACGCGGCTGGGCTAG
- the panC gene encoding pantoate--beta-alanine ligase: MNIINDPLALQRTCLNWRSEGLVVGLVPTMGYFHAGHLSLMDYARSRADRLVVSLFVNPTQFGPNEDLSRYPRDPERDAALAREHGVDLLFTPEPGVMYAPDHATWVEVPTLARGLCAASRPVHFRGVATVVSKLFLLTLPGFAVFGEKDFQQLALIRRMVRDLNFPLEVVGRPIVREADGLALSSRNVNLTPEERRAAPAIRQGLLAAADWVRGGVRTSGELTTRLRAFYAERLPMSRLDYAEIVDPDSMEPLAEIPGRALLAVALHMSRARLIDNILLGD; this comes from the coding sequence ATGAACATCATCAATGATCCCCTCGCGCTCCAGCGGACCTGTCTGAATTGGCGGTCCGAGGGGCTTGTCGTCGGCCTGGTTCCCACCATGGGCTATTTCCATGCCGGGCACCTCTCACTTATGGACTACGCCCGGTCCCGCGCGGACCGGCTGGTGGTCTCCCTGTTCGTCAACCCCACGCAGTTCGGCCCCAACGAGGATCTGTCGCGTTATCCGCGCGATCCCGAGCGTGACGCGGCCCTGGCCCGTGAGCACGGCGTCGATCTGCTCTTCACCCCCGAGCCCGGGGTCATGTACGCCCCGGACCACGCCACCTGGGTCGAGGTGCCGACCTTGGCCCGGGGCCTGTGCGCGGCCTCGCGGCCGGTGCACTTCCGGGGCGTGGCCACGGTGGTGAGCAAGCTTTTCCTGCTGACCCTGCCGGGATTCGCCGTGTTCGGCGAGAAGGACTTCCAACAGTTGGCCCTGATCCGGCGCATGGTCCGCGATCTGAATTTCCCACTGGAGGTGGTCGGGCGGCCCATCGTGCGCGAAGCCGACGGCTTGGCCCTGAGTTCGCGCAACGTCAATCTCACGCCCGAGGAACGCCGGGCTGCGCCGGCCATCCGCCAGGGCCTGCTGGCTGCGGCCGATTGGGTGCGCGGCGGAGTGCGGACCTCCGGCGAATTGACGACCCGGTTGCGGGCCTTCTACGCCGAGCGGCTGCCCATGTCCCGACTGGACTACGCCGAGATCGTGGACCCCGATTCCATGGAGCCCCTGGCGGAAATCCCCGGACGGGCGCTGCTCGCCGTGGCCTTGCATATGAGCAGGGCCCGCCTTATAGACAATATTCTTCTGGGAGATTAA
- the panD gene encoding aspartate 1-decarboxylase, giving the protein MSSRCFLSGKIHGAVITEANVEYRGSLSVDPELLRASGILPFERIDVYNVDNGERLTTYAIPGGPGEICLNGAAARKGRVGQRVIVASYVWLTREEMDGFRPKTVLVDRGNRVTEILEGHIGEVPEESNSLKEEPA; this is encoded by the coding sequence ATGTCTTCCCGATGCTTTTTGAGCGGCAAGATCCACGGCGCGGTGATAACCGAGGCCAACGTGGAGTACAGGGGCAGCTTGTCCGTGGACCCGGAACTCTTGCGGGCCTCGGGCATCCTGCCCTTCGAGCGCATCGACGTGTACAATGTGGATAACGGGGAGCGTCTGACCACCTACGCCATCCCCGGAGGGCCGGGCGAGATCTGCCTGAACGGGGCGGCCGCCCGCAAGGGGCGGGTGGGCCAGCGCGTCATCGTGGCGTCGTACGTCTGGCTGACCCGTGAGGAAATGGACGGATTCCGGCCGAAAACGGTTCTTGTGGACCGCGGCAACCGCGTGACCGAAATCCTCGAGGGGCACATCGGTGAAGTCCCCGAGGAGAGCAATTCCCTCAAGGAGGAACCCGCATGA
- the metK gene encoding methionine adenosyltransferase, producing MIRPKGKYLFTSESVTEGHPDKVADKISDSVLDAILAQDPDAHVACETLVTTGMAFIAGEISTKAYADLPQIVRETVKDIGYTSSEMGFDAETCAVISSIDKQSVDIAQGVSRQKPEEQGAGDQGMMFGFATTETDALMPMPIYLAHKLSRRLTYVRKEGILDFLRPDGKTQVAVQYEDGKPVRIDNVVVSAQHDKHIAHADLVEAIKKEVIFHTLPQNLIDDKLKIYVNPTGRFVIGGPVGDCGLTGRKIIQDTYGGAGAHGGGAFSGKDPSKVDRSGAYMARYVAKNVVAAGLAEVAEVQIAYAIGMAEPVSVLCTSHGTGPVSDDVLTKAVREVFDLRPYYIIQRLNLKRPIYRETTNYGHFGRERPEFIWEQTDAAADLRTACKL from the coding sequence ATGATCAGACCCAAGGGCAAATACCTGTTCACCTCCGAGTCCGTGACCGAGGGGCACCCGGACAAGGTGGCCGACAAGATTTCCGACTCGGTCCTGGACGCCATCCTGGCCCAGGACCCCGACGCCCACGTGGCCTGCGAGACCCTGGTGACCACCGGCATGGCCTTCATCGCCGGCGAGATCAGCACCAAGGCCTACGCCGACCTGCCGCAGATCGTGCGCGAGACGGTCAAGGACATCGGCTACACGAGTTCGGAGATGGGCTTCGACGCGGAAACCTGCGCGGTCATCTCCTCCATCGACAAGCAGTCCGTGGACATCGCCCAGGGCGTGAGCCGCCAGAAGCCCGAGGAGCAGGGCGCGGGCGACCAGGGCATGATGTTCGGCTTCGCCACCACCGAGACGGACGCTCTCATGCCCATGCCCATCTACCTGGCCCACAAGCTTTCCCGGCGTCTGACCTATGTGCGCAAGGAGGGCATTCTCGATTTCCTGCGTCCCGACGGCAAGACCCAGGTGGCCGTGCAGTACGAGGACGGCAAGCCGGTGCGCATCGACAACGTGGTGGTCTCGGCCCAGCACGACAAGCACATCGCCCACGCCGACCTGGTGGAGGCCATCAAGAAGGAAGTCATCTTCCACACGCTGCCGCAGAACCTGATCGACGACAAGCTGAAGATCTACGTGAACCCCACCGGCCGCTTCGTCATCGGCGGTCCCGTGGGCGATTGCGGCCTCACCGGCCGCAAGATCATCCAGGACACCTACGGCGGCGCGGGCGCCCACGGCGGCGGCGCGTTCTCCGGCAAGGATCCCTCCAAGGTGGACCGCTCCGGCGCGTACATGGCCCGTTATGTGGCCAAGAACGTCGTGGCCGCCGGGCTGGCCGAGGTGGCCGAGGTTCAGATCGCCTACGCCATCGGCATGGCCGAGCCCGTGTCCGTGCTCTGCACCTCCCACGGCACCGGGCCGGTGTCCGACGACGTGCTGACCAAGGCCGTGCGCGAGGTTTTCGACCTCCGCCCGTACTACATCATCCAGCGCCTGAACCTGAAGCGGCCCATCTACCGTGAAACCACCAACTACGGCCACTTCGGCCGTGAGCGGCCGGAGTTCATCTGGGAGCAGACCGACGCGGCGGCCGATCTGCGCACCGCCTGCAAGTTGTAA
- a CDS encoding P-II family nitrogen regulator produces MKLIIAYIRPDRLNAVKQELYAKEIYSLSVTNVLGAGRQKGFTETYRGVVMEVNLLKKVRLEIGVNDDFQDKAIEAVMKGGQTGKEGDGVIFVLDLARALRIRTGEDGIL; encoded by the coding sequence ATGAAGCTCATCATCGCCTACATCCGGCCCGATCGCCTGAACGCGGTCAAGCAGGAACTGTACGCCAAGGAAATCTACTCCCTCTCCGTGACCAACGTGTTGGGAGCCGGGCGCCAGAAGGGATTCACCGAGACTTACCGCGGCGTCGTCATGGAAGTGAACCTGCTTAAGAAGGTGCGCTTGGAGATCGGCGTCAACGACGACTTCCAGGACAAGGCCATCGAGGCCGTCATGAAGGGTGGCCAGACCGGCAAGGAGGGCGACGGCGTGATCTTCGTCCTGGATCTGGCCCGGGCTCTGCGCATCCGCACCGGCGAGGACGGCATCCTCTAA